A window of Rhododendron vialii isolate Sample 1 chromosome 11a, ASM3025357v1 contains these coding sequences:
- the LOC131307731 gene encoding probable fatty acyl-CoA reductase 5 isoform X3: MELGNVAQFLENRSILVTGATGFLAKIFVEKILRVQPNVKKLYLLVRAPDAKSASQRFHDEAIAKDLFRVLREKMGAASFQTLISEKVTLVPGDITCEKYMGVKDSNLAEEMRREVDIVVNLAATTNFDERARKYGWPNTYVFTKAMGEMLLGQIKGNTNSTPLVILRPTIITSTYKEPFPGWVEGIRTVDSFVVSYGKGRLTCLLGDSQSILDMIPADMVVNSMLVAMAANATHDQLASDDHVVIYQVGSSVSNPIRLNSVQDYVQLYFQKHPWIGRDGKAVKVGNVTRLTSMASFHRYMAIWYLLPLKGLQLANTTFCHFFEGTYSHLSRKIMFLMRLVELYKPYLFFKGMYDDINTEKLRMAAREGGIETDVFYFDPKIIDWEDYFMTTHFPGVIKYVFK; encoded by the exons ATGGAGTTGGGTAATGTTGCTCAGTTTCTTGAGAACAGGAGCATTTTAGTCACCGGTGCCACTGGCTTTCTGGCAAAGA TATTTGTGGAGAAGATACTAAGAGTTCAACCTAATGTGAAGAAGCTGTATCTACTTGTAAGAGCTCCAGATGCCAAGTCTGCATCTCAAAGGTTTCATGATGAG GCCATAGCAAAGGACTTATTTAGGGTTCTCAGAGAGAAAATGGGAGCTGCAagctttcaaaccctaatttcgGAAAAAGTCACTCTTGTCCCTGGTGATATCACCTGTGAAAAGTACATGGGTGTGAAAGACTCTAATTTGGCAGAAGAAATGAGGAGAGAGGTTGATATTGTGGTTAATTTAGCTGCAACAACCAACTTTGATGaaag AGCAAGGAAGTATGGGTGGCCAAACACGTATGTATTTACAAAGGCAATGGGAGAAATGCTTTTGGGGCAAATCAAGGGAAATACTAATAGTACTCCTCTGGTCATCCTCCGTCCCACCATTATTACTAGTACTTACAAAGAACCCTTCCCCGGTTGGGTTGAAGGTATCAG AACTGTTGATAGCTTCGTGGTTAGTTATGGAAAAGGAAGATTGACGTGCCTCTTGGGTGATTCACAATCTATATTAGATATG ATCCCAGCTGACATGGTGGTGAATTCAATGCTGGTAGCAATGGCAGCTAATGCAACTCATGATCAGTTGGCATCAGATGATCATGTGGTGATCTACCAAGTGGGTTCCTCAGTATCAAATCCAATAAGATTGAATTCTGTTCAGGATTATGTCCAACTTTATTTCCAAAAACACCCATGGATTGGAAGAGATGGAAAGGCTGTTAAAGTTGGCAACGTTACTAGGTTAACCTCCATGGCTAGCTTCCACAGATACATGGCCATTTGGTACTTGCTTCCACTCaag GGACTACAATTAGCAAATACaacattttgccattttttcGAAGGAACGTACTCTCATCTGAGTAGAAAAATCATGTTTTTGATGCGGTTGGTAGAACTCTACAAACCCTACTTGTTCTTCAAGGGCAT GTACGACGATATAAACACGGAAAAGTTACGAATGGCAGCGAGGGAGGGCGGTATCGAGACCGATGTGTTTTACTTCGATCCTAAGATCATTGATTGGGAAGACTACTTCATGACCACTCACTTTCCTGGGGTTATAAAATATGTATTCAAGTGA
- the LOC131307731 gene encoding alcohol-forming fatty acyl-CoA reductase-like isoform X2, translated as MELGNVAQFLENRSILVTGATGFLAKIFVEKILRVQPNVKKLYLLVRAPDAKSASQRFHDEAIAKDLFRVLREKMGAASFQTLISEKVTLVPGDITCEKYMGVKDSNLAEEMRREVDIVVNLAATTNFDERYDVAFNLNTMGAKNVLDFSKMCAKLKMLLHVSTAYVSGERAGLILEKPYCMGETLNGLNLDLDMEKKIMEERLIELQAKEATEQEITLVMKDLGIQRTVDSFVVSYGKGRLTCLLGDSQSILDMIPADMVVNSMLVAMAANATHDQLASDDHVVIYQVGSSVSNPIRLNSVQDYVQLYFQKHPWIGRDGKAVKVGNVTRLTSMASFHRYMAIWYLLPLKGLQLANTTFCHFFEGTYSHLSRKIMFLMRLVELYKPYLFFKGMYDDINTEKLRMAAREGGIETDVFYFDPKIIDWEDYFMTTHFPGVIKYVFK; from the exons ATGGAGTTGGGTAATGTTGCTCAGTTTCTTGAGAACAGGAGCATTTTAGTCACCGGTGCCACTGGCTTTCTGGCAAAGA TATTTGTGGAGAAGATACTAAGAGTTCAACCTAATGTGAAGAAGCTGTATCTACTTGTAAGAGCTCCAGATGCCAAGTCTGCATCTCAAAGGTTTCATGATGAG GCCATAGCAAAGGACTTATTTAGGGTTCTCAGAGAGAAAATGGGAGCTGCAagctttcaaaccctaatttcgGAAAAAGTCACTCTTGTCCCTGGTGATATCACCTGTGAAAAGTACATGGGTGTGAAAGACTCTAATTTGGCAGAAGAAATGAGGAGAGAGGTTGATATTGTGGTTAATTTAGCTGCAACAACCAACTTTGATGaaag ATATGATGTTGCATTCAATCTCAATACAATGGGAGCCAAGAATGTTTTGGACTTTTCCAAAATGTGTGCGAAATTAAAGATGCTTCTGCACGTATCTACTG CTTATGTATCCGGCGAGAGGGCAGGACTTATACTCGAAAAACCCTATTGCATGGGAGAGACGCTCAACGGGTTAAACTTAGACCTTGACATGGAGAAGAAAATCATGGAGGAGAGATTGATTGAACTCCAGGCGAAGGAGGCTACAGAACAAGAAATTACTCTGGTAATGAAGGATTTGGGCATTCAAAG AACTGTTGATAGCTTCGTGGTTAGTTATGGAAAAGGAAGATTGACGTGCCTCTTGGGTGATTCACAATCTATATTAGATATG ATCCCAGCTGACATGGTGGTGAATTCAATGCTGGTAGCAATGGCAGCTAATGCAACTCATGATCAGTTGGCATCAGATGATCATGTGGTGATCTACCAAGTGGGTTCCTCAGTATCAAATCCAATAAGATTGAATTCTGTTCAGGATTATGTCCAACTTTATTTCCAAAAACACCCATGGATTGGAAGAGATGGAAAGGCTGTTAAAGTTGGCAACGTTACTAGGTTAACCTCCATGGCTAGCTTCCACAGATACATGGCCATTTGGTACTTGCTTCCACTCaag GGACTACAATTAGCAAATACaacattttgccattttttcGAAGGAACGTACTCTCATCTGAGTAGAAAAATCATGTTTTTGATGCGGTTGGTAGAACTCTACAAACCCTACTTGTTCTTCAAGGGCAT GTACGACGATATAAACACGGAAAAGTTACGAATGGCAGCGAGGGAGGGCGGTATCGAGACCGATGTGTTTTACTTCGATCCTAAGATCATTGATTGGGAAGACTACTTCATGACCACTCACTTTCCTGGGGTTATAAAATATGTATTCAAGTGA
- the LOC131307731 gene encoding alcohol-forming fatty acyl-CoA reductase-like isoform X1, producing MELGNVAQFLENRSILVTGATGFLAKIFVEKILRVQPNVKKLYLLVRAPDAKSASQRFHDEAIAKDLFRVLREKMGAASFQTLISEKVTLVPGDITCEKYMGVKDSNLAEEMRREVDIVVNLAATTNFDERYDVAFNLNTMGAKNVLDFSKMCAKLKMLLHVSTAYVSGERAGLILEKPYCMGETLNGLNLDLDMEKKIMEERLIELQAKEATEQEITLVMKDLGIQRARKYGWPNTYVFTKAMGEMLLGQIKGNTNSTPLVILRPTIITSTYKEPFPGWVEGIRTVDSFVVSYGKGRLTCLLGDSQSILDMIPADMVVNSMLVAMAANATHDQLASDDHVVIYQVGSSVSNPIRLNSVQDYVQLYFQKHPWIGRDGKAVKVGNVTRLTSMASFHRYMAIWYLLPLKGLQLANTTFCHFFEGTYSHLSRKIMFLMRLVELYKPYLFFKGM from the exons ATGGAGTTGGGTAATGTTGCTCAGTTTCTTGAGAACAGGAGCATTTTAGTCACCGGTGCCACTGGCTTTCTGGCAAAGA TATTTGTGGAGAAGATACTAAGAGTTCAACCTAATGTGAAGAAGCTGTATCTACTTGTAAGAGCTCCAGATGCCAAGTCTGCATCTCAAAGGTTTCATGATGAG GCCATAGCAAAGGACTTATTTAGGGTTCTCAGAGAGAAAATGGGAGCTGCAagctttcaaaccctaatttcgGAAAAAGTCACTCTTGTCCCTGGTGATATCACCTGTGAAAAGTACATGGGTGTGAAAGACTCTAATTTGGCAGAAGAAATGAGGAGAGAGGTTGATATTGTGGTTAATTTAGCTGCAACAACCAACTTTGATGaaag ATATGATGTTGCATTCAATCTCAATACAATGGGAGCCAAGAATGTTTTGGACTTTTCCAAAATGTGTGCGAAATTAAAGATGCTTCTGCACGTATCTACTG CTTATGTATCCGGCGAGAGGGCAGGACTTATACTCGAAAAACCCTATTGCATGGGAGAGACGCTCAACGGGTTAAACTTAGACCTTGACATGGAGAAGAAAATCATGGAGGAGAGATTGATTGAACTCCAGGCGAAGGAGGCTACAGAACAAGAAATTACTCTGGTAATGAAGGATTTGGGCATTCAAAG AGCAAGGAAGTATGGGTGGCCAAACACGTATGTATTTACAAAGGCAATGGGAGAAATGCTTTTGGGGCAAATCAAGGGAAATACTAATAGTACTCCTCTGGTCATCCTCCGTCCCACCATTATTACTAGTACTTACAAAGAACCCTTCCCCGGTTGGGTTGAAGGTATCAG AACTGTTGATAGCTTCGTGGTTAGTTATGGAAAAGGAAGATTGACGTGCCTCTTGGGTGATTCACAATCTATATTAGATATG ATCCCAGCTGACATGGTGGTGAATTCAATGCTGGTAGCAATGGCAGCTAATGCAACTCATGATCAGTTGGCATCAGATGATCATGTGGTGATCTACCAAGTGGGTTCCTCAGTATCAAATCCAATAAGATTGAATTCTGTTCAGGATTATGTCCAACTTTATTTCCAAAAACACCCATGGATTGGAAGAGATGGAAAGGCTGTTAAAGTTGGCAACGTTACTAGGTTAACCTCCATGGCTAGCTTCCACAGATACATGGCCATTTGGTACTTGCTTCCACTCaag GGACTACAATTAGCAAATACaacattttgccattttttcGAAGGAACGTACTCTCATCTGAGTAGAAAAATCATGTTTTTGATGCGGTTGGTAGAACTCTACAAACCCTACTTGTTCTTCAAGGGCATGTAA